GTCTTGTTCTTCCAGAGAGAAGAAATCCAGGGATCGTATGCTGAAGGATAGAAGATCTAGGGACAGGAAGTCGCGTGAACGAAGGTCCAGCGACATAATCAAGGAGCGCTTGGAGAAATCTGTTTCCATTCCGAGAAAAGGTATAAAATAATGCCTTTTTTTTGTGATTAGCCATCAACTTATAGCAAGTATaggaaagttaattaaacacgtttttttatattgtttcagAAAATCTTTCAGAGAAGCTGATGAAAAAATCTTCAGAACGAGTTTCTATTCCGCGTGAACGCTCTAAAGAGAGAGTTATATCAAGTTCCAGTAGAGAATCTTCTGTTGCCAATGATAAATCTGCGTCGCAAAATGATTCGCAGGTTAAGGCAGCTCACTCTTCAGATGAAGAAGAAAGAGAAGACTTCATTCCCATACCCACCTTGCGTGAGTATTCTAGGAGTCTCTCAAGGACCCCGTCGCCTTTCCTAAGGAAACATGAAATGGAGACTACCAAAAAATCCGAACGATCCGGCGATGACGTGTCGAGCAAAGAGCATGTCGAAGAAGAGGCAAAGCCCCAAGATACAAAGAAAAGCAAAAGGAAAACCAACCAATCAGAATCAGAAAGTGAAAGCAGTGAAGAAGTGGCGAAATCCAAGAGCAAGGCCAAACTCAAGCGGAAAGAGAAAGCCTCTAGCTCTAAGAGGTCTAAGAGGTCCAAAAAGGAGAGTTCTTCCAGTGATAGCGATTCTGAAGAGTCTTCTTCCAGCGATTCAGAGGATGATCGTAAAAAGAAGAGCAAGAAGAATGCCAAGAAGAAGTTAGCCAAGAAATCTAGAAAGAAGAGAGCTCGGTCATCGAGTTCAGAGTCCAGTTCCGAGGAAGAAGTAAAGCATAAGAGCACCAAGTCAAAACAGAAAAACATTCCAGATGACTCTGACGCCGACAAAAAATCTAGTAAAAAACGCAAGGATTTGAGTACGGACCGCTCAAGACCTGAGAAAGTTGATAGCAAACAGAAACCTAAGAAAGCAGATCATTCAGAAGATTCTCATGATGACTCCTCCGACAGTGACGGTAAATCTAAAAAGAAAGCTCCCAAGCGCGAGTCATCTAGCTCTCCCGATAAAGACGTTCGGCGCAGTAAGAAATTAGAACCGCCGAAAGAAAAGGCGTCATCGCCCGAGgcgaaatcaaagaaagttgatGAAAAACAATCTAAATCTAAGCATGTTGAAGAGGCGAAGCCTAAATCTCGCGAAGATGAGAAGAAAGGAAGGAAGCGCGAAAAAGAGGAATCCTCGTCCGATAGTGACCAAGTGTCAAAGAAAAAGGCAAGAAAGAAGGTTTCGGAATCCGAATCTGATTCGGATAGTGACGAGCCGAAGAAAAAGAGAAATAAGAAACACAAGAAGCACTCGAAAAAACACAAGAAACACAAAAAGCATAAGAAATCATCCAAAAAGAAGGATGAGTCCTCAGATAGCGACGACGCAGAAGAGGAGGAAGAGGAAGGAAAGGTCAATAATGAGGACCTTGAGAAGAAACT
This portion of the Cydia pomonella isolate Wapato2018A chromosome 7, ilCydPomo1, whole genome shotgun sequence genome encodes:
- the LOC133520033 gene encoding serine/arginine repetitive matrix protein 1-like isoform X1 — its product is MLMYTGTSTEQDTRFSDKEKKLMKQMKFGDCLTQQVDMSKVKLDVLKPWITQKITEILKMEDDVVIDYVNNQLEEKFPCPKKMQINLTGFLNGKNARLFMGELWELLLSAQASENGIPESFTQQKKEEIKKRMEEQQKDKDKEKDRRRSRSRSRDRRRSRDRRRSRSRSRDRSNDRKHRNGGSPRRSRRRSRDKSQTREKTSHADDKIPEPKENGKSPEKKEDAAKEEANHNSTGAAPEEPAAPELPAGDGRKSGSASPDKSADKVVEEKKEDKGRSSRSRSSSASSHGSAKKRSSHKKRQYRSNRDSSTSVSPRRSSRRERSKSRDRRRSSRRLSVDRRDRERERERERERERERRRRERERRERSRERRRSLERRRRSRSRSRRRSRDSRSRDRRRSRSRRRSRSRRRSGRSRDRRSRDRRSRDRRSPRRSSRDRSREKKSRDRMLKDRRSRDRKSRERRSSDIIKERLEKSVSIPRKENLSEKLMKKSSERVSIPRERSKERVISSSSRESSVANDKSASQNDSQVKAAHSSDEEEREDFIPIPTLREYSRSLSRTPSPFLRKHEMETTKKSERSGDDVSSKEHVEEEAKPQDTKKSKRKTNQSESESESSEEVAKSKSKAKLKRKEKASSSKRSKRSKKESSSSDSDSEESSSSDSEDDRKKKSKKNAKKKLAKKSRKKRARSSSSESSSEEEVKHKSTKSKQKNIPDDSDADKKSSKKRKDLSTDRSRPEKVDSKQKPKKADHSEDSHDDSSDSDGKSKKKAPKRESSSSPDKDVRRSKKLEPPKEKASSPEAKSKKVDEKQSKSKHVEEAKPKSREDEKKGRKREKEESSSDSDQVSKKKARKKVSESESDSDSDEPKKKRNKKHKKHSKKHKKHKKHKKSSKKKDESSDSDDAEEEEEEGKVNNEDLEKKLRERALKSMKKQTSASGSD
- the LOC133520033 gene encoding serine/arginine repetitive matrix protein 1-like isoform X2: MLMYTGTSTEQDTRFSDKEKKLMKQMKFGDCLTQQVDMSKVKLDVLKPWITQKITEILKMEDDVVIDYVNNQLEEKFPCPKKMQINLTGFLNGKNARLFMGELWELLLSAQASENGIPESFTQQKKEEIKKRMEEQQKDKDKEKDRRRSRSRSRDRRRSRDRRRSRSRSRDRSNDRKHRNGGSPRRSRRRSRDKSQTREKTSHADDKIPEPKENGKSPEKKEDAAKEEANHNSTGAAPEEPAAPELPAGDGRKSGSASPDKSADKVVEEKKEDKGRSSRSRSSSASSHGSAKKRSSHKKRQYRSNRDSSTSVSPRRSSRRERSKSRDRRRSSRRLSVDRRDRERERERERERERERRRRERERRERSRERRRSLERRRRSRSRSRRRSRDRSRDRRRSRSRRRSRSRRRSGRSRDRRSRDRRSRDRRSPRRSSRDRSREKKSRDRMLKDRRSRDRKSRERRSSDIIKERLEKSVSIPRKENLSEKLMKKSSERVSIPRERSKERVISSSSRESSVANDKSASQNDSQVKAAHSSDEEEREDFIPIPTLREYSRSLSRTPSPFLRKHEMETTKKSERSGDDVSSKEHVEEEAKPQDTKKSKRKTNQSESESESSEEVAKSKSKAKLKRKEKASSSKRSKRSKKESSSSDSDSEESSSSDSEDDRKKKSKKNAKKKLAKKSRKKRARSSSSESSSEEEVKHKSTKSKQKNIPDDSDADKKSSKKRKDLSTDRSRPEKVDSKQKPKKADHSEDSHDDSSDSDGKSKKKAPKRESSSSPDKDVRRSKKLEPPKEKASSPEAKSKKVDEKQSKSKHVEEAKPKSREDEKKGRKREKEESSSDSDQVSKKKARKKVSESESDSDSDEPKKKRNKKHKKHSKKHKKHKKHKKSSKKKDESSDSDDAEEEEEEGKVNNEDLEKKLRERALKSMKKQTSASGSD
- the LOC133520033 gene encoding serine/arginine repetitive matrix protein 1-like isoform X3, which encodes MLMYTGTSTEQDTRFSDKEKKLMKQMKFGDCLTQQVDMSKVKLDVLKPWITQKITEILKMEDDVVIDYVNNQLEEKFPCPKKMQINLTGFLNGKNARLFMGELWELLLSAQASENGIPESFTQQKKEEIKKRMEEQQKDKDKEKDRRRSRSRSRDRRRSRDRRRSRSRSRDRSNDRKHRNGGSPRRSRRRSRDKSQTREKTSHADDKIPEPKENGKSPEKKEDAAKEEANHNSTGAAPEEPAAPELPAGDGRKSGSASPDKSADKVVEEKKEDKGRSSRSRSSSASSHGSAKKRSSHKKRQYRSNRDSSTSVSPRRSSRRERSKSRDRRRSSRRLSVDRRDRERERERERERERERRRRERERRERSRDRRRSRSRRRSRSRRRSGRSRDRRSRDRRSRDRRSPRRSSRDRSREKKSRDRMLKDRRSRDRKSRERRSSDIIKERLEKSVSIPRKENLSEKLMKKSSERVSIPRERSKERVISSSSRESSVANDKSASQNDSQVKAAHSSDEEEREDFIPIPTLREYSRSLSRTPSPFLRKHEMETTKKSERSGDDVSSKEHVEEEAKPQDTKKSKRKTNQSESESESSEEVAKSKSKAKLKRKEKASSSKRSKRSKKESSSSDSDSEESSSSDSEDDRKKKSKKNAKKKLAKKSRKKRARSSSSESSSEEEVKHKSTKSKQKNIPDDSDADKKSSKKRKDLSTDRSRPEKVDSKQKPKKADHSEDSHDDSSDSDGKSKKKAPKRESSSSPDKDVRRSKKLEPPKEKASSPEAKSKKVDEKQSKSKHVEEAKPKSREDEKKGRKREKEESSSDSDQVSKKKARKKVSESESDSDSDEPKKKRNKKHKKHSKKHKKHKKHKKSSKKKDESSDSDDAEEEEEEGKVNNEDLEKKLRERALKSMKKQTSASGSD
- the LOC133520033 gene encoding serine/arginine repetitive matrix protein 1-like isoform X4, with product MQINLTGFLNGKNARLFMGELWELLLSAQASENGIPESFTQQKKEEIKKRMEEQQKDKDKEKDRRRSRSRSRDRRRSRDRRRSRSRSRDRSNDRKHRNGGSPRRSRRRSRDKSQTREKTSHADDKIPEPKENGKSPEKKEDAAKEEANHNSTGAAPEEPAAPELPAGDGRKSGSASPDKSADKVVEEKKEDKGRSSRSRSSSASSHGSAKKRSSHKKRQYRSNRDSSTSVSPRRSSRRERSKSRDRRRSSRRLSVDRRDRERERERERERERERRRRERERRERSRERRRSLERRRRSRSRSRRRSRDSRSRDRRRSRSRRRSRSRRRSGRSRDRRSRDRRSRDRRSPRRSSRDRSREKKSRDRMLKDRRSRDRKSRERRSSDIIKERLEKSVSIPRKENLSEKLMKKSSERVSIPRERSKERVISSSSRESSVANDKSASQNDSQVKAAHSSDEEEREDFIPIPTLREYSRSLSRTPSPFLRKHEMETTKKSERSGDDVSSKEHVEEEAKPQDTKKSKRKTNQSESESESSEEVAKSKSKAKLKRKEKASSSKRSKRSKKESSSSDSDSEESSSSDSEDDRKKKSKKNAKKKLAKKSRKKRARSSSSESSSEEEVKHKSTKSKQKNIPDDSDADKKSSKKRKDLSTDRSRPEKVDSKQKPKKADHSEDSHDDSSDSDGKSKKKAPKRESSSSPDKDVRRSKKLEPPKEKASSPEAKSKKVDEKQSKSKHVEEAKPKSREDEKKGRKREKEESSSDSDQVSKKKARKKVSESESDSDSDEPKKKRNKKHKKHSKKHKKHKKHKKSSKKKDESSDSDDAEEEEEEGKVNNEDLEKKLRERALKSMKKQTSASGSD